Proteins encoded in a region of the Flavobacterium sp. PMTSA4 genome:
- a CDS encoding DUF2490 domain-containing protein, with protein sequence MKKFFILVFISISFFGFSQKTKQDQAVWFAYIGQYKASKKWGYQIEAQFRMDNDLGKSIQNLYRVGGIYFLPNKKSLAGGFSLVKTYNKTADDYLNENRYWEQFQLNHSWKQNEMVHRFRLEQRFVEMLDVDNTLLREMEFQNRFRYLNRNLFHLTNLKSGKEEIYLVLQNEVFLNTADNKVNSKFVDQNRLLIGLGINYQKSIRFELGYMNHYITSNSPTNLMRHTISLSLIQNLDLFKE encoded by the coding sequence TTGAAAAAGTTTTTCATTTTAGTTTTCATTTCAATTTCATTCTTTGGATTTTCACAAAAAACAAAACAAGACCAAGCAGTTTGGTTTGCTTATATAGGTCAATATAAAGCATCAAAAAAATGGGGTTATCAAATTGAAGCCCAATTTAGAATGGATAATGATTTAGGTAAAAGTATCCAAAATTTGTATAGAGTAGGTGGAATCTATTTTTTACCAAACAAAAAATCACTTGCTGGAGGATTTTCATTAGTTAAAACATATAATAAAACGGCTGATGATTATTTAAACGAAAACAGATATTGGGAACAATTCCAATTAAATCATAGCTGGAAACAAAATGAAATGGTGCATCGATTTAGATTAGAACAACGTTTTGTTGAAATGTTAGATGTTGATAATACTTTGTTAAGAGAAATGGAGTTTCAAAACAGATTTAGATATTTGAATAGAAACTTATTTCATTTAACTAACTTAAAATCCGGAAAAGAAGAAATTTATCTTGTATTACAAAACGAAGTCTTTTTGAATACTGCCGACAATAAAGTAAACTCAAAATTTGTTGACCAAAATAGATTATTGATTGGTTTAGGGATAAATTATCAAAAAAGCATTCGTTTTGAGTTAGGATATATGAATCATTACATAACTTCCAATAGTCCAACTAATTTAATGCGACATACTATTTCACTTTCATTAATTCAAAATTTAGATTTATTTAAAGAATAG